A DNA window from Halopelagius inordinatus contains the following coding sequences:
- a CDS encoding VOC family protein, with the protein MSDLRAHHVGITVSDLDRSVEFYADVLGFDVLDRFTVSGDAFSTAVGVDGATGRFAHLDGDGVRVELVEYDPQGEDVPTETVNQSGAKHLGFAVDDVDSFYAGLPSDVETLSEPQTTESGTRICFLRDPESNLVEVLEA; encoded by the coding sequence ATGTCTGACCTCCGCGCGCACCACGTCGGTATCACAGTCTCCGACCTCGACCGTTCGGTGGAGTTCTACGCTGACGTCCTCGGATTCGACGTTCTCGACCGCTTCACCGTCTCCGGAGACGCCTTCTCCACCGCCGTCGGCGTCGACGGTGCGACGGGGCGGTTCGCTCACCTCGACGGCGACGGCGTCCGCGTCGAACTAGTCGAGTACGATCCGCAGGGCGAGGACGTTCCGACCGAGACGGTGAACCAATCGGGCGCGAAACACCTCGGATTCGCCGTCGACGATGTGGATTCGTTCTACGCCGGTCTTCCATCCGACGTCGAGACGCTCAGCGAACCGCAGACGACCGAAAGCGGGACGCGAATCTGTTTTCTCCGCGACCCCGAGTCGAACCTCGTCGAAGTTCTCGAAGCGTAG
- a CDS encoding glycosyltransferase family 2 protein yields MDSTAEGREAIQTADAGRTDALVVIPAYNEAATIGSVVIEARTVAGEVLVVDDGSADATAELAEAAGARVVRHEVNRGKGKAIENAFEYARENGWQYLVLLDGDWQHRPKEAETLLSACAEGPDHIIIGSRYLEGNRDDTSLYRRVGQRILDGITEANTGYSVTDSQSGFRAFDRTAIETLAVTDEGFGVESQMLASANERGLSVGEVPISVNYDVPHPNTSNPVRHGVSVAIRLLRAGAIRNPRLFLGVPGAAFAAGGLLGVWWILTAGVSGTLSLVAGVLLSSVLCVVGVVLTTMSVRADGAGQY; encoded by the coding sequence ATGGACAGTACGGCCGAGGGACGCGAGGCGATTCAGACCGCCGACGCCGGGCGAACGGACGCACTCGTGGTAATCCCGGCGTACAACGAAGCGGCGACCATCGGCAGCGTGGTGATAGAGGCGAGAACCGTCGCGGGCGAAGTCCTGGTCGTAGACGACGGAAGCGCGGACGCGACGGCCGAACTCGCCGAGGCGGCGGGGGCGCGCGTCGTCCGCCACGAGGTAAATCGCGGGAAGGGAAAAGCCATCGAGAACGCTTTCGAGTACGCTCGCGAGAACGGCTGGCAGTATCTCGTTCTTCTGGACGGGGACTGGCAGCACCGTCCCAAGGAAGCCGAGACGTTGCTCTCGGCCTGTGCGGAGGGGCCGGACCACATCATCATCGGGAGCCGGTATCTCGAGGGTAACCGGGATGATACGTCGCTGTACCGCCGTGTCGGCCAGCGCATCCTCGACGGAATCACCGAGGCGAATACGGGATACTCGGTCACCGACTCCCAGTCGGGCTTTCGCGCGTTCGACCGGACGGCGATCGAGACGCTGGCGGTGACCGACGAGGGGTTCGGCGTCGAGTCACAGATGCTCGCCTCGGCGAACGAACGCGGACTGAGCGTCGGAGAGGTACCGATATCGGTCAACTACGACGTTCCCCACCCGAACACGTCGAACCCGGTTCGCCACGGCGTCTCCGTCGCGATTCGACTCCTGCGGGCGGGTGCGATTCGGAACCCTCGGCTGTTCCTCGGCGTCCCCGGCGCGGCGTTCGCCGCGGGCGGACTCCTCGGCGTCTGGTGGATTCTCACCGCGGGCGTCTCGGGGACGCTGTCGCTCGTCGCCGGTGTCCTCCTCAGTTCGGTGCTCTGCGTCGTTGGCGTCGTTTTGACGACGATGTCGGTTCGGGCCGACGGGGCCGGACAGTACTGA
- a CDS encoding type II toxin-antitoxin system PemK/MazF family toxin → MSERSEVRRGDVVILRLDPAEGHEMKKTRPAVVVQNDIGNKNSGTTIVAPATGTYREYPFEVFVEASDSPFEKDSSIRLDQIRAVSIEQRIHSVAGSLDSSTMLDVDEALKLSLSLD, encoded by the coding sequence ATGAGCGAGCGCTCAGAGGTAAGGCGCGGAGACGTCGTCATCCTCCGACTCGACCCGGCGGAAGGACACGAGATGAAAAAGACGCGACCGGCGGTCGTCGTGCAAAACGACATCGGAAATAAGAACTCTGGGACGACTATCGTCGCACCTGCGACAGGGACCTATCGGGAGTACCCATTCGAGGTGTTTGTCGAGGCATCGGACTCTCCCTTCGAGAAGGATTCATCGATTCGGCTCGACCAGATTCGAGCGGTGTCCATCGAACAACGTATTCACTCCGTCGCCGGGTCACTAGATAGTTCGACGATGCTGGACGTCGACGAAGCGTTGAAGTTGAGCCTCAGTCTCGATTAA
- a CDS encoding histidine kinase N-terminal 7TM domain-containing protein — protein sequence MSWQFTPLALPTVGAMIITVVLGGYTLWKIRTESATSLLKSFLLVNVCLVIWTFFSTLKLLHTNPAMKLFFYRLLYFGVAPLGSFALLFVLINTDREDEIRASVLAVLLLVPAVFLLVLFTNPYSLAFESTRVVERGGLVILRVDTGVAHVVLELVYNALVSALAVGLMLSEALRLGRSYLPQALLVTGGIAAPFVFVGLSFVAVPPFTSESINLIPTSAGVTSLALGVAIARYHFLNLPPIAYSTAMEASPDSVLVLDAEKRIIHANERGIELLEQLDISLGDIVTDGHPSLDVEADPEEVVRVDLDGPVYLSVRSQSLERQGYHVGWVVVLRDVTELHEHQQTIVDRNDKLRLLNEILRHDIRNDMMVVLGNARLAQERADDEVTIERLETIVRNSEHASELTDSVRVLMSTMLSDKSATESVRLGSVLTEEVNTLRAGDCSVNIDEPEALSEVQVVANDLLGAVFRNLLTNAVQHNHDESTEIEIAVTRDETDVCVRVSDNGPGIPDERKEDVFGRGEKGLESSGTGLGLYLIDTVVDSYGGDVWIEDNEPTGTTFVVRLRRARVE from the coding sequence ATGAGCTGGCAGTTCACCCCGCTGGCACTGCCCACCGTCGGCGCGATGATAATTACCGTCGTTCTCGGTGGGTACACGCTCTGGAAAATCCGGACGGAGAGCGCAACCTCGCTTCTCAAATCGTTCCTACTCGTGAACGTGTGTCTCGTGATCTGGACGTTCTTTTCGACGCTCAAGCTCCTTCATACGAATCCGGCGATGAAGCTGTTCTTCTATCGACTGCTCTACTTCGGAGTCGCACCGCTCGGTTCGTTCGCCCTGCTGTTCGTTCTAATCAACACGGACCGTGAAGATGAGATACGAGCCTCGGTCCTCGCCGTACTGTTGCTCGTTCCGGCGGTGTTCCTTCTCGTCTTATTTACGAACCCATACAGTCTCGCTTTCGAATCGACGCGCGTCGTCGAACGCGGTGGGCTGGTGATTCTTCGCGTCGACACCGGAGTTGCGCACGTCGTACTCGAACTCGTTTACAACGCGCTCGTCTCGGCGCTTGCTGTCGGACTGATGCTCTCGGAGGCGCTTCGACTCGGCCGATCGTATCTCCCTCAGGCCCTCTTAGTCACTGGAGGTATCGCCGCCCCGTTCGTGTTCGTCGGCCTCTCCTTTGTTGCCGTTCCACCGTTTACGTCCGAAAGCATCAACCTGATTCCGACGTCCGCTGGCGTGACGTCGTTGGCGCTTGGTGTCGCAATCGCCCGCTATCACTTCCTCAATTTGCCGCCTATCGCGTACTCGACCGCGATGGAGGCGTCTCCCGACAGCGTCCTCGTCCTCGACGCTGAAAAACGAATCATCCACGCCAACGAACGGGGGATAGAACTGCTGGAGCAACTCGATATCTCTCTCGGCGACATCGTGACGGACGGGCATCCGTCGCTCGACGTCGAGGCCGACCCTGAGGAGGTCGTTCGCGTCGACCTTGACGGTCCGGTCTATCTCAGCGTCCGGTCACAATCGCTCGAACGGCAGGGATATCACGTCGGGTGGGTCGTCGTCCTCAGAGACGTCACCGAATTACACGAACACCAACAGACGATTGTCGACCGAAACGACAAGCTCAGACTGCTAAACGAAATCCTCCGGCACGACATCCGCAACGATATGATGGTCGTCCTCGGGAACGCCCGACTCGCGCAAGAACGCGCCGACGACGAGGTCACCATCGAACGACTAGAGACCATCGTACGGAACAGCGAACACGCCTCGGAGCTAACCGACTCCGTCCGCGTACTCATGTCGACGATGCTCTCTGATAAATCGGCGACCGAGTCAGTGCGGCTTGGTAGCGTACTTACAGAAGAGGTGAACACGCTCCGTGCGGGCGACTGCTCTGTGAATATCGACGAACCTGAGGCGCTTTCGGAGGTGCAGGTCGTCGCAAACGACCTCTTAGGTGCCGTCTTCCGCAACCTCCTCACGAACGCCGTTCAACACAACCACGACGAGAGTACCGAAATCGAAATCGCGGTTACTCGAGACGAGACAGACGTCTGCGTTCGCGTCTCGGATAACGGGCCGGGTATCCCCGACGAACGGAAAGAGGACGTGTTCGGTCGTGGTGAGAAAGGACTCGAGAGTTCGGGCACGGGCCTCGGACTGTATCTTATCGACACGGTGGTAGACAGTTACGGTGGTGATGTCTGGATCGAGGACAACGAACCGACGGGGACGACATTCGTCGTTCGTCTACGACGGGCTCGAGTGGAGTGA
- a CDS encoding PEP-utilizing enzyme: MLTSEGETVRGQVDRRAAPEGALVGTGVSSGVVEGVARVVRDPKVTTVERGEILVAPSTDPGWTPLFLNAAGLVSEVGGAVSHGALVAREYGLPAVVSVPEATKRIRTGQLVRIDGTRGTVELLDEEPEPSDMRN; this comes from the coding sequence GTGTTGACGAGCGAGGGTGAAACAGTTCGTGGGCAGGTGGACCGTAGAGCGGCCCCCGAGGGAGCGCTGGTTGGTACTGGAGTCTCGTCGGGTGTCGTCGAGGGAGTGGCCCGTGTCGTCCGCGATCCAAAGGTTACGACGGTCGAACGCGGTGAGATACTCGTTGCGCCCTCGACGGACCCTGGATGGACACCGCTGTTTCTGAACGCAGCCGGGTTGGTTTCCGAAGTCGGTGGTGCTGTCAGCCACGGTGCGCTCGTGGCTCGAGAGTACGGGCTGCCAGCGGTCGTCTCCGTACCAGAGGCGACAAAGCGGATCCGGACCGGGCAACTCGTCCGTATCGATGGGACGCGTGGGACAGTTGAACTGCTCGATGAAGAACCAGAACCCAGTGATATGAGGAATTAA
- a CDS encoding alcohol dehydrogenase codes for MQAVVVAEPGGEFQVVERDVPDPGPGEVRVAVEACGICHSDAYVKEGTYPGISYPRVPGHEIAGRVDAVGDEVEQWSPGDRVGVGWHGGHCFTCEACRRGNFLQCENGDVTGLTYDGGYAEYATIPAEAVAAVPEDLDAADAAPLLCAGVTTYNALRTSHADPGDLVAVQGVGGLGHLGVQYAHAAGFETVALSHSPDKETLARDLGADHFVNTAEEDPAERLQELGGADVVLATAPVSDAIESVLGGLGTDGRVVVVGVPGEPVSVDAQQLVGTRSGVEGWASGHARDSQDTLEFSSLRDITPEIETYSLDEVDAAYERMIENEARFRVVLEP; via the coding sequence ATGCAGGCGGTCGTCGTCGCGGAACCGGGCGGCGAGTTCCAGGTCGTCGAACGCGACGTCCCCGACCCCGGGCCGGGCGAGGTCCGAGTCGCCGTCGAGGCCTGTGGCATCTGCCACAGCGACGCCTACGTCAAAGAGGGGACCTACCCGGGCATCTCCTACCCGCGCGTACCGGGTCACGAGATCGCCGGTCGGGTCGACGCCGTCGGCGACGAGGTGGAACAATGGAGCCCCGGCGACCGCGTCGGCGTCGGCTGGCACGGCGGCCACTGTTTCACGTGCGAGGCCTGCCGTCGTGGGAACTTCCTCCAGTGCGAGAACGGCGACGTCACTGGCCTCACGTACGACGGTGGCTACGCCGAGTACGCCACGATCCCCGCCGAAGCCGTCGCGGCCGTGCCCGAGGACCTCGACGCCGCCGACGCCGCACCCCTGCTCTGTGCCGGCGTCACCACCTACAACGCCCTCCGGACCAGCCACGCCGACCCCGGCGACCTCGTCGCGGTCCAGGGCGTCGGCGGTCTCGGCCACCTCGGCGTCCAGTACGCCCACGCCGCCGGGTTCGAGACCGTAGCGCTCTCGCACAGTCCCGACAAGGAGACCCTCGCCCGTGACCTCGGCGCGGACCACTTCGTGAACACCGCCGAGGAAGACCCCGCAGAGCGGTTGCAGGAACTCGGCGGCGCAGACGTGGTACTCGCCACCGCGCCCGTCAGCGACGCCATCGAATCGGTCCTCGGCGGCCTCGGCACCGACGGTCGCGTCGTCGTCGTCGGCGTTCCCGGCGAGCCAGTATCGGTCGATGCCCAGCAGTTGGTCGGCACCCGAAGCGGCGTCGAGGGCTGGGCCTCCGGTCACGCCCGTGACTCCCAAGACACCTTGGAGTTCAGTTCACTCCGCGACATCACCCCCGAGATAGAGACCTACTCGCTGGACGAGGTCGACGCCGCTTACGAGCGGATGATCGAGAACGAGGCTCGCTTCCGGGTCGTGTTGGAACCCTGA
- a CDS encoding inositol monophosphatase family protein, whose product MPTRETVSIDAAAEGAAYAKRHFRSDLTVERKSSKTDVVTDIDRATQRRVVSVVRDQFPDDAVVGEEEDERQTVPDEGYVWIIDPIDGTQNYTRGMHDWVTSVAVVEDGDPLSAVNVAPVRSETYRATPNGTRTDGRPVSVSDASDPETFVVAPTLRWTADDGDTVGSLSKLLTERFGEVRRLGSAQLTLSMVASGALDAAVAFDEDPNAWDTVAGAYHVAQAGGTVTDLDGDPWRPHGRGIVASNGRAHDALLDAVNAAME is encoded by the coding sequence ATGCCGACGAGAGAAACCGTCTCTATCGACGCCGCCGCCGAAGGGGCAGCGTACGCGAAGCGACATTTCCGGTCCGACCTGACCGTCGAGCGAAAGTCGAGCAAGACCGACGTCGTCACGGATATCGACCGGGCGACGCAGCGCCGGGTAGTGTCTGTCGTCCGCGACCAGTTCCCCGACGACGCAGTCGTCGGTGAAGAGGAGGACGAACGACAAACCGTCCCGGACGAGGGGTACGTGTGGATTATCGACCCCATCGACGGGACGCAGAACTACACCCGCGGCATGCACGACTGGGTGACGAGCGTCGCAGTCGTCGAAGACGGCGACCCCCTGAGTGCGGTCAACGTCGCGCCCGTGCGCTCCGAGACGTACCGAGCCACGCCGAACGGGACGCGAACGGACGGACGGCCCGTCTCCGTGAGCGACGCGTCCGACCCCGAGACGTTCGTCGTCGCTCCGACGCTTCGGTGGACGGCCGACGACGGCGACACCGTCGGGTCGCTCTCGAAGTTACTCACGGAACGGTTCGGCGAGGTGCGGCGACTCGGCTCCGCGCAGTTGACGCTGTCTATGGTCGCGTCCGGTGCCCTCGACGCCGCCGTGGCCTTCGACGAGGACCCGAACGCCTGGGACACCGTCGCGGGCGCGTACCACGTCGCGCAGGCGGGCGGCACCGTCACCGACCTCGACGGCGATCCGTGGCGGCCTCACGGCCGAGGTATCGTCGCCTCGAACGGCCGAGCACACGACGCCCTTCTCGACGCCGTGAACGCGGCGATGGAGTGA
- a CDS encoding GlcG/HbpS family heme-binding protein, whose translation MSQTVSLETATEVIEAAEEKADEIGQPMVITVATDEGNLVAQHRMDGAWLASVEISRNKAYTAAALETSTDALAEPSQPGESLYGLQTTDRNRIVVFGGGYPLEVDGEIVATIGVSGGEVEQDMTVAQAGVEAFEELR comes from the coding sequence ATGTCTCAGACAGTTAGTCTCGAAACCGCCACAGAGGTAATCGAAGCGGCCGAAGAGAAAGCCGACGAAATCGGACAACCGATGGTGATCACCGTCGCCACCGACGAGGGGAACCTCGTCGCCCAACACCGGATGGACGGCGCGTGGTTGGCGTCGGTGGAGATATCGCGGAACAAGGCGTACACGGCCGCCGCCTTGGAGACGAGTACGGACGCACTCGCCGAGCCCTCCCAACCCGGTGAATCGCTGTACGGGCTTCAGACGACGGATCGAAACCGAATCGTCGTCTTCGGCGGCGGCTATCCGCTCGAAGTCGACGGCGAAATCGTCGCGACTATCGGCGTCAGCGGTGGTGAAGTGGAGCAAGACATGACCGTCGCGCAGGCGGGCGTCGAGGCGTTCGAAGAACTGCGGTAA
- a CDS encoding transcription elongation protein SprT — MSERVRASRLRREFETADDHETSVELSKEYCERAVSSFDLRVDLSRVSWEVSTRAKRRAAAVKRPKISEATVGDPIAWADRPTLSEDGGAPTCTMSLSWRAFESFDFGEWTATLRHELVHVEQFQRFGTTDHGAAFERRAEALDAPVRVRHFATPAYLFICTECDDIVARRFRDCKLVREVDSYVSSCCEASLDCESPDDGD, encoded by the coding sequence GTGTCCGAACGAGTCCGCGCGAGTCGCCTCCGACGGGAGTTCGAAACCGCCGACGACCACGAGACGTCGGTCGAACTGTCGAAGGAGTACTGCGAACGGGCCGTCTCGTCGTTCGACCTGCGCGTGGACCTCTCTCGGGTGTCGTGGGAGGTTTCGACCCGAGCGAAACGGCGGGCGGCGGCGGTGAAACGACCGAAGATTTCCGAGGCGACCGTCGGCGACCCGATAGCGTGGGCCGACCGGCCGACTCTGAGCGAAGACGGGGGCGCTCCGACCTGTACGATGTCGCTCTCGTGGCGGGCGTTCGAGTCGTTCGACTTCGGCGAGTGGACGGCGACGCTCAGACACGAACTCGTCCACGTCGAACAGTTCCAACGGTTCGGAACCACGGACCACGGGGCGGCGTTCGAGCGTCGCGCCGAGGCACTCGACGCGCCCGTCCGGGTTCGCCACTTCGCCACGCCCGCGTACCTGTTCATCTGTACGGAGTGTGACGATATCGTCGCCAGACGGTTCCGAGACTGCAAGCTGGTTCGAGAGGTCGATTCTTACGTCTCCTCGTGTTGTGAGGCGTCGCTCGACTGCGAGTCACCCGACGACGGCGACTGA